Proteins encoded together in one Larus michahellis chromosome 4, bLarMic1.1, whole genome shotgun sequence window:
- the LRFN5 gene encoding leucine-rich repeat and fibronectin type-III domain-containing protein 5 isoform X1: protein MEKLLLFLLFIGIAVRAQICPKRCVCQILSPNLATLCAKKGLLFVPPNIDRRTVELRLADNFVTNIKRKDFANMTSLVDLTLSRNTISFITPHAFADLRNLRALHLNSNRLTKITNDMFSGLSNLHHLILNNNQLTLISSTAFDDVLALEELDLSYNNLETIPWDAVEKMVSLHTLSLDHNMIDHIPKGTFSHLHKMTRLDVTSNKLQKLPPDPLFQRAQVLATSGIISPSTFALSFGGNPLHCNCELLWLRRLSREDDLETCASPTLLSGRYFWSIPEEEFLCEPPLITRHTHELRVLEGQRAALRCKARGDPEPAIHWISPEGKLISNATRSVVYDNGTLDILITTVKDTGSFTCIASNPAGEATQTVDLHIIKLPHLLNSTNHIHEPDPGSSDISTSTKSGSNTSSSNGDTKVSQDKKVVVAEATSSTALLKFNFQRNIPGIRMFQIQYNGTYDDSLVYRMIPPTSKTFLVNNLAAGTVYDLCVLAIYDDGITSLTATRVVGCTQFTTEQDYVRCHFMQSQFLGGTMIIIIGGIIVASVLVFIIILMIRYKVCNNNGQQKATKVSNVYSQTNGAQIQGCSGVLSQSMSKQAVGHEEGIQCCKAASDGVTQSPETVSSQDSATTTSALPPAWTSSTSVSQKQKRKPGPKPSSEPQSEAVGSIESQNTNRNNSTALQLASRPPDSLKGAPTYKRAQSKPSKFLTLPADASRAKRRLSLGGELMEPRGPGSARGAAGLRSKRSLSMNGMLVQSDSSDVDSGKATFSSSEWILESTV from the exons AtggaaaaactgcttttgtttctgctgttcATTGGCATAGCGGTGAGAGCTCAGATCTGCCCAAAGCGCTGTGTCTGTCAGATTTTGTCTCCGAACCTTGCCACCCTTTGTGCCAAGAAAGGGCTCTTATTTGTTCCTCCCAACATTGACAGGAGGACCGTGGAGTTACGGCTGGCAGACAACTTTGTTACAAACATTAAAAGGAAAGACTTTGCCAATATGACCAGCCTGGTGGACCTGACGCTCTCCAGGAATACAATCAGTTTTATTACACCTCACGCATTTGCAGACTTGCGCAATTTGCGGGCTTTGCATTTGAACAGCAACCGATTGACTAAGATCACCAATGACATGTTCAGTGGACTCTCCAATCTTCACCACTTGATACTTAACAACAACCAGCTGACTTTAATTTCTTCCACAGCTTTCGATGATGTTTTAGCTCTTGAGGAATTGGATTTGTCTTACAACAATCTGGAAACCATCCCCTGGGATGCGGTGGAGAAGATGGTTAGTTTGCACACCCTCAGTCTAGACCACAACATGATTGACCATATTCCTAAGGGGACCTTCTCCCATCTCCACAAGATGACCAGGTTGGACGTCACGTCTAACAAACTGCAGAAGCTACCGCCTGATCCTCTCTTCCAGCGAGCTCAGGTACTGGCAACCTCAGGAATTATCAGCCCCTCGACTTTTGCGTTGAGCTTTGGTGGGAACCCTTTGCATTGCAACTGCGAGCTTTTGTGGCTGAGGCGTCTTTCGAGggaagacgacctggagacctgTGCTTCTCCCACGCTCTTGTCTGGACGGTACTTCTGGTCGATCCCTGAGGAGGAGTTCCTGTGCGAGCCCCCTCTCATCACCCGGCACACCCACGAGCTGCGGGTGCTGGAGGGCCAGCGGGCAGCGCTGCGGTGCAAGGCCCGGGGGGACCCCGAACCAGCAATTCATTGGATCTCACCTGAGGGCAAACTGATTTCAAACGCAACGAGGTCCGTGGTGTACGACAATGGGACGCTCGACATCCTTATAACGACGGTGAAGGATACGGGCTCCTTCACCTGCATTGCTTCCAATCCGGCTGGGGAGGCCACGCAGACGGTGGACCTGCACATAATCAAACTCCCCCACTTGCTGAACAGCACAAACCACATCCACGAGCCCGACCCCGGCTCCTCGGATATCTCCACTTCCACCAAGTCAGGCTCCAACACGAGCAGCAGCAACGGGGACACTAAAGTCAGCCAAGACAAGAAGGTGGTCGTTGCGGAAGCAACATCCTCTACAGCCCTGCTGAAGTTCAATTTTCAGAGGAATATACCCGGGATACGTATGTTCCAAATCCAGTACAACGGTACTTACGATGACTCCCTTGTTTACAG AATGATACCTCCCACAAGCAAGACCTTCCTGGTCAACAACCTGGCCGCTGGGACTGTGTATGACCTGTGCGTCCTGGCCATCTACGACGACGGGATCACCTCGCTCACCGCCACCAGGGTGGTGGGCTGCACGCAGTTCACCACCGAGCAGGATTATGTGCGCTGCCACTTCATGCAGTCCCAGTTCCTGGGTGGGACCATGATTATCATCATTGGTGGGATTATTGTGGCCTCCGTGCTCGTGTTCATCATCATCCTCATGATCCGCTACAAGGTGTGTAACAACAACGGGCAGCAGAAGGCCACCAAGGTCAGCAACGTGTACTCGCAGACGAACGGGGCTCAGATCCAGGGCTGCAGCGGGGTGCTGTCGCAGTCGATGTCCAAGCAGGCTGTGGGGCACGAGGAGGGCATCCAGTGCTGCAAGGCTGCCAGTGACGGCGTGACGCAGTCGCCGGAGACCGTCTCCAGCCAGGACTCGGCCACCACTACCTCCGCTTTGCCTCCTGCCTGGACTTCCAGCACTTCTGTCTCGCAGAAGCAGAAGCGAAAGCCGGGGCCAAAGCCAAGCAGCGAGCCGCAGAGCGAAGCTGTCGGCAGCATCGAGTCCCAGAACACTAACAGAAATAACTCCACTGCCCTGCAGTTAGCTAGCCGTCCCCCCGACTCTCTCAAAGGGGCTCCCACGTACAAAAGAGCACAATCAAAGCCAAGTAAGTTCCTCACTTTGCCAGCTGACGCATCCCGAGCCAAGCGCAGGCTGTCCCTGGGCGGCGAGCTGATGgagccccgcggccccggcagcgcccgcgGCGCAGCTGGACTGCGGTCCAAACGGAGCCTGTCCATGAACGGGATGCTAGTCCAGTCAGACAGCTCTGATGTGGATAGTGGAAAAGCAACTTTCTCCAGTTCTGAGTGGATATTGGAAAGCACTGTGtga
- the LRFN5 gene encoding leucine-rich repeat and fibronectin type-III domain-containing protein 5 isoform X2 produces MEKLLLFLLFIGIAVRAQICPKRCVCQILSPNLATLCAKKGLLFVPPNIDRRTVELRLADNFVTNIKRKDFANMTSLVDLTLSRNTISFITPHAFADLRNLRALHLNSNRLTKITNDMFSGLSNLHHLILNNNQLTLISSTAFDDVLALEELDLSYNNLETIPWDAVEKMVSLHTLSLDHNMIDHIPKGTFSHLHKMTRLDVTSNKLQKLPPDPLFQRAQVLATSGIISPSTFALSFGGNPLHCNCELLWLRRLSREDDLETCASPTLLSGRYFWSIPEEEFLCEPPLITRHTHELRVLEGQRAALRCKARGDPEPAIHWISPEGKLISNATRSVVYDNGTLDILITTVKDTGSFTCIASNPAGEATQTVDLHIIKLPHLLNSTNHIHEPDPGSSDISTSTKSGSNTSSSNGDTKVSQDKKVVVAEATSSTALLKFNFQRNIPGIRMFQIQYNGTYDDSLVYRMIPPTSKTFLVNNLAAGTVYDLCVLAIYDDGITSLTATRVVGCTQFTTEQDYVRCHFMQSQFLGGTMIIIIGGIIVASVLVFIIILMIRYKVCNNNGQQKATKVSNVYSQTNGAQIQGCSGVLSQSMSKQAVGHEEGIQCCKAASDGVTQSPETVSSQDSATTTSALPPAWTSSTSVSQKQKRKPGPKPSSEPQSEAVGSIESQNTNRNNSTALQLASRPPDSLKGAPTYKRAQSKPKAGADPQDACPPPLPENVATDVLTRQKTIRFQLTED; encoded by the exons AtggaaaaactgcttttgtttctgctgttcATTGGCATAGCGGTGAGAGCTCAGATCTGCCCAAAGCGCTGTGTCTGTCAGATTTTGTCTCCGAACCTTGCCACCCTTTGTGCCAAGAAAGGGCTCTTATTTGTTCCTCCCAACATTGACAGGAGGACCGTGGAGTTACGGCTGGCAGACAACTTTGTTACAAACATTAAAAGGAAAGACTTTGCCAATATGACCAGCCTGGTGGACCTGACGCTCTCCAGGAATACAATCAGTTTTATTACACCTCACGCATTTGCAGACTTGCGCAATTTGCGGGCTTTGCATTTGAACAGCAACCGATTGACTAAGATCACCAATGACATGTTCAGTGGACTCTCCAATCTTCACCACTTGATACTTAACAACAACCAGCTGACTTTAATTTCTTCCACAGCTTTCGATGATGTTTTAGCTCTTGAGGAATTGGATTTGTCTTACAACAATCTGGAAACCATCCCCTGGGATGCGGTGGAGAAGATGGTTAGTTTGCACACCCTCAGTCTAGACCACAACATGATTGACCATATTCCTAAGGGGACCTTCTCCCATCTCCACAAGATGACCAGGTTGGACGTCACGTCTAACAAACTGCAGAAGCTACCGCCTGATCCTCTCTTCCAGCGAGCTCAGGTACTGGCAACCTCAGGAATTATCAGCCCCTCGACTTTTGCGTTGAGCTTTGGTGGGAACCCTTTGCATTGCAACTGCGAGCTTTTGTGGCTGAGGCGTCTTTCGAGggaagacgacctggagacctgTGCTTCTCCCACGCTCTTGTCTGGACGGTACTTCTGGTCGATCCCTGAGGAGGAGTTCCTGTGCGAGCCCCCTCTCATCACCCGGCACACCCACGAGCTGCGGGTGCTGGAGGGCCAGCGGGCAGCGCTGCGGTGCAAGGCCCGGGGGGACCCCGAACCAGCAATTCATTGGATCTCACCTGAGGGCAAACTGATTTCAAACGCAACGAGGTCCGTGGTGTACGACAATGGGACGCTCGACATCCTTATAACGACGGTGAAGGATACGGGCTCCTTCACCTGCATTGCTTCCAATCCGGCTGGGGAGGCCACGCAGACGGTGGACCTGCACATAATCAAACTCCCCCACTTGCTGAACAGCACAAACCACATCCACGAGCCCGACCCCGGCTCCTCGGATATCTCCACTTCCACCAAGTCAGGCTCCAACACGAGCAGCAGCAACGGGGACACTAAAGTCAGCCAAGACAAGAAGGTGGTCGTTGCGGAAGCAACATCCTCTACAGCCCTGCTGAAGTTCAATTTTCAGAGGAATATACCCGGGATACGTATGTTCCAAATCCAGTACAACGGTACTTACGATGACTCCCTTGTTTACAG AATGATACCTCCCACAAGCAAGACCTTCCTGGTCAACAACCTGGCCGCTGGGACTGTGTATGACCTGTGCGTCCTGGCCATCTACGACGACGGGATCACCTCGCTCACCGCCACCAGGGTGGTGGGCTGCACGCAGTTCACCACCGAGCAGGATTATGTGCGCTGCCACTTCATGCAGTCCCAGTTCCTGGGTGGGACCATGATTATCATCATTGGTGGGATTATTGTGGCCTCCGTGCTCGTGTTCATCATCATCCTCATGATCCGCTACAAGGTGTGTAACAACAACGGGCAGCAGAAGGCCACCAAGGTCAGCAACGTGTACTCGCAGACGAACGGGGCTCAGATCCAGGGCTGCAGCGGGGTGCTGTCGCAGTCGATGTCCAAGCAGGCTGTGGGGCACGAGGAGGGCATCCAGTGCTGCAAGGCTGCCAGTGACGGCGTGACGCAGTCGCCGGAGACCGTCTCCAGCCAGGACTCGGCCACCACTACCTCCGCTTTGCCTCCTGCCTGGACTTCCAGCACTTCTGTCTCGCAGAAGCAGAAGCGAAAGCCGGGGCCAAAGCCAAGCAGCGAGCCGCAGAGCGAAGCTGTCGGCAGCATCGAGTCCCAGAACACTAACAGAAATAACTCCACTGCCCTGCAGTTAGCTAGCCGTCCCCCCGACTCTCTCAAAGGGGCTCCCACGTACAAAAGAGCACAATCAAAGCCAA AAGCTGGGGCCGATCCACAGGACGCCTGCCCTCCTCCGCTCCCCGAAAACGTTGCCACCGACGTTCTTACTCGGCAGAAAACAATACGGTTCCAACTCACCGAAGATTAA